The Agrobacterium cucumeris genome has a segment encoding these proteins:
- a CDS encoding 2-hydroxyacid dehydrogenase: MSDKKAVVLVPGKINPRVLERLEGKVEIVAVPAGAEPALPDGAAERVNAIAVSGVVNAKWIDALPKLEIIANFGVGYDGVDAKHAAKRGIVVTNTPDVLNDEVADTTIALLINTVRRLYQAETWLRDGKWVGEGPFALSPFSLRGRKVGLFGMGRIGQEIAKRLEPFKVEIGYHTRSKRDGLSYTYYGSLKDMAEAVDILICIVPGTPETHKAINAEILTALGAQGVFINVGRGSSVDEDALLETLKSGALGAAGLDVFYAEPKVPEAFLSLPNVSLLPHVASASVPTRNAMADLVADNILGWFKDGKVLTPVPETPVKG; encoded by the coding sequence ATGTCTGACAAAAAGGCCGTCGTTCTCGTTCCCGGCAAGATAAACCCGCGCGTTCTCGAACGCCTCGAAGGCAAGGTCGAGATCGTGGCCGTACCTGCCGGTGCCGAGCCGGCCCTGCCTGATGGTGCGGCGGAGCGCGTCAATGCCATCGCCGTTTCCGGCGTTGTCAACGCCAAATGGATCGATGCGCTGCCGAAGCTCGAGATCATCGCCAATTTCGGCGTGGGTTATGACGGCGTTGACGCCAAACATGCCGCCAAGCGCGGCATTGTGGTGACGAATACGCCTGATGTGCTGAACGACGAGGTGGCCGATACGACGATTGCGCTTTTGATCAACACCGTGCGCCGGCTCTATCAGGCCGAGACCTGGTTGCGCGATGGCAAATGGGTTGGCGAAGGCCCATTCGCACTCTCGCCGTTTTCGCTGCGCGGCCGCAAGGTTGGTCTCTTCGGCATGGGTCGCATCGGCCAGGAAATCGCCAAGCGGCTGGAGCCCTTCAAGGTGGAGATTGGATACCACACCCGCAGCAAGCGGGATGGCCTCTCCTACACCTATTACGGCTCGCTGAAGGACATGGCGGAAGCGGTCGATATCCTGATCTGCATCGTGCCGGGCACGCCGGAAACGCACAAGGCGATCAATGCCGAAATCCTGACGGCGCTTGGGGCTCAGGGCGTGTTCATCAATGTGGGCCGCGGTTCCAGCGTCGATGAGGATGCGTTACTTGAGACGCTCAAGAGCGGCGCCTTGGGTGCTGCCGGTCTGGATGTGTTCTATGCCGAGCCGAAAGTGCCGGAAGCCTTCCTGTCGCTGCCGAACGTCTCCCTCCTGCCGCATGTCGCCTCCGCCTCGGTTCCGACGCGTAACGCCATGGCCGATCTGGTGGCCGACA
- a CDS encoding creatininase family protein: MPNSYTHYHDENVTDPHLRATGAISVLPLGAHEQHGPHLPFETDTLIAEGIVARLAAALPSHLPVSFLPVEPVGYSIEHMDVPGTKTLRYDEAVERWLGIAEAEYEKGVRRFVMLNAHGGNSPLMTIVATEARARFGMLAVATSWTRFGVPADVVKPEDKAIDIHGGDIETSVMLALCPNRVRMEKAADFPSRQSDFASRFQHLRAYGPHAFGWLMSDLNPDGVAGNAAAATAEKGERLISHAVKGLVELLEDVHAFDITLFHNKI; this comes from the coding sequence ATGCCAAACTCATACACGCATTATCACGACGAAAACGTAACAGACCCTCATCTTCGCGCAACAGGTGCAATTTCCGTGCTGCCGCTGGGCGCCCATGAACAGCACGGTCCGCACCTGCCCTTCGAGACAGATACGCTGATTGCCGAGGGTATCGTTGCCCGTCTTGCTGCCGCCCTGCCCTCCCATCTGCCGGTCTCTTTCCTGCCGGTGGAGCCCGTCGGATATTCCATCGAACACATGGATGTGCCGGGCACGAAGACACTGCGTTACGACGAGGCCGTTGAGCGCTGGCTCGGCATTGCTGAAGCCGAATATGAAAAAGGCGTGCGTAGATTCGTGATGCTGAACGCCCATGGCGGCAATTCGCCGCTGATGACCATCGTCGCCACCGAGGCCCGCGCCCGTTTTGGCATGCTGGCGGTTGCCACCAGTTGGACCCGTTTCGGCGTGCCCGCCGATGTGGTGAAGCCGGAAGACAAGGCGATCGACATTCATGGCGGCGATATCGAAACCTCCGTCATGCTGGCGCTCTGCCCGAACCGGGTGAGAATGGAAAAGGCAGCCGACTTCCCCTCACGCCAGAGCGATTTCGCCAGCCGCTTCCAGCATCTGCGCGCCTATGGCCCGCACGCCTTCGGCTGGCTGATGAGCGATCTCAACCCCGATGGTGTTGCCGGAAACGCCGCAGCGGCCACGGCCGAAAAGGGTGAGAGGCTCATCTCCCACGCCGTCAAAGGCCTTGTCGAGCTGCTTGAAGATGTCCACGCTTTTGACATAACGTTATTTCATAACAAAATTTGA
- a CDS encoding LacI family DNA-binding transcriptional regulator produces MAQKVKLSTIAESLGLSTATISLALRDSPLVASDTRDKIKEQARALGYIYNRRAASLRTSRSGIVGVVFHDVMNPFYGEILKAIESELDRSRQTFILSNHYDSVEKQRTFIETLLQLGSDGIIMSPAIGTPIEDMTLAEENGMPAILVARSMDGVDMPTYRGDDSYGISLATNHLISLGHRTIAMVGGTDQTSTGRDRYQGYVNALRKAGIEVDPNLRIPGPRSKQGGFEAAVHFLSLPQKPTAAVCWNDLVAIGLMNGISRAGLVPGVDISVTGYDDLEEAAIATPALTTVSNGQAEVGRLAARALLDRLAGSHEPDGIHLIKPEMRIRQSTGPVRPRV; encoded by the coding sequence GTGGCTCAAAAGGTCAAACTGTCCACGATTGCCGAAAGTCTTGGTCTTTCGACCGCTACCATTTCCCTTGCATTGCGTGACAGTCCGCTGGTTGCTTCCGATACGCGCGACAAGATCAAGGAACAGGCGCGGGCGCTGGGTTATATCTATAACCGCCGCGCCGCCAGCCTGCGCACCTCGCGCTCCGGCATTGTTGGCGTGGTGTTCCACGATGTGATGAACCCGTTCTACGGCGAAATTCTCAAAGCCATCGAAAGCGAGCTGGATCGCAGCCGCCAGACCTTCATTCTTTCCAACCATTACGATTCGGTGGAAAAACAGCGCACCTTCATCGAAACGCTGCTGCAGCTGGGTTCCGACGGCATCATCATGTCGCCGGCCATCGGCACGCCGATCGAGGATATGACGCTGGCCGAAGAAAACGGCATGCCCGCCATCCTCGTGGCCCGCTCCATGGACGGCGTCGACATGCCGACCTATCGCGGTGACGACAGCTACGGCATTTCGCTTGCCACCAACCATCTGATCAGCCTTGGCCACCGCACCATCGCCATGGTTGGTGGCACCGACCAGACCTCGACGGGGCGCGACCGTTACCAGGGTTATGTCAACGCGCTGCGCAAGGCGGGCATCGAGGTCGATCCGAACCTGCGCATTCCCGGCCCGCGCTCCAAGCAGGGCGGTTTCGAGGCCGCCGTGCATTTCCTCTCACTGCCGCAGAAGCCGACTGCCGCCGTCTGCTGGAACGATCTCGTCGCCATCGGTCTCATGAACGGCATTTCGCGCGCCGGTCTGGTGCCGGGTGTGGATATTTCCGTCACCGGCTACGACGATCTGGAGGAAGCGGCGATTGCTACCCCGGCTCTGACCACGGTTTCCAACGGTCAGGCGGAGGTGGGGCGCCTGGCGGCGCGTGCGCTGCTGGACAGGCTGGCGGGCAGCCATGAGCCTGATGGCATTCACCTCATCAAGCCGGAAATGCGCATCCGGCAATCGACCGGGCCGGTGCGGCCGCGGGTGTGA
- a CDS encoding MarR family winged helix-turn-helix transcriptional regulator — translation MSKDKTGHKDKGAKKEKGGKKIKDAKKRDENFNPEELAQSITQAARSMRTALSHSLAESGLYAGQDGVILALAQEGSLTPGQIAQKLGVKAPTMTRTIGRMEAQGFVERSGDDEDGRVTLVKLTEAGLQSVEHINISIADCGARAIEGLSAKDVRTVVKLLKAIDTNLQ, via the coding sequence ATGAGCAAGGACAAAACTGGGCATAAGGACAAGGGCGCCAAGAAAGAAAAGGGCGGCAAGAAAATAAAGGACGCCAAAAAAAGGGATGAGAATTTCAACCCTGAAGAACTGGCGCAATCCATCACCCAGGCCGCCCGTTCCATGCGCACGGCGCTAAGCCACAGCCTTGCCGAAAGCGGGCTTTATGCCGGCCAGGACGGCGTTATTCTGGCACTGGCGCAGGAAGGCAGCCTCACACCGGGGCAGATCGCCCAGAAGCTCGGCGTCAAGGCGCCGACCATGACGCGCACCATCGGCCGCATGGAAGCCCAGGGTTTCGTGGAGCGCAGCGGCGACGACGAGGATGGCCGCGTGACACTGGTGAAGCTGACGGAGGCGGGCCTGCAAAGCGTCGAACACATCAACATCTCGATAGCCGATTGTGGCGCAAGGGCCATAGAGGGGCTTTCGGCCAAGGATGTGCGCACCGTGGTTAAACTTCTCAAGGCAATCGATACCAATCTTCAATAA